The genomic interval GGGAACACGGAGTCGCCGCCGAACAGCGGTGCCGGCTCGGGCGCCGACGTCTTCGCCTCGGTCTCGCCGAGCATCATGTCGGGGTCGAACATGACGATCACGGCGGCGACCAGGAGCACGAGGAGCGGACCGGCGAGCATGACGAGGAGGAAGGCGACCAGGTCGGCCGAGGACTGCGAGGCCCCGGCCACGTTGGTGAGGTGGACGGAGACCGCGGCCATACCTGTGTAGTGCATTCCGGTCACGGCGACGCCCATCACCAGGCTCGCGCCGAGGCTCGCCCACAGCGCGTGGATGGAGACCGCCGCCCACAGCGCCGCGGTGGCGGCCGCGATGGCGATCACGATGGAGAGCGCCACGGTCCCGGTGTCGTAGTGGAGGGTGCCGTTCGTGTGGATGGCGGCCATCCCGAGGTAGTGCATGGCCGCGACACCGAGCCCGGTGACCGCGCCGGCCACCCCCAGGTTCAGCGGGGAGCCGCCCCGGTAACCGACGAGGAACACTCCTACGGCGACCACGGCGATCGCCACGACGAGGCTCAACAGGGTCTTCGTGGCGTCGTAGTTGACGAGCGCGCCCTCGACGCTGAAGCCGATCATGGCGATGAAGTGCATGGTCCATATGCCGCAGCCGATGGAGACGGCGCCGAGCGCCAGCCAACGGGCTCTGTGCTGCGGGCGGCGCAGTGAACGGGTCGTGCAGCGCAGCCCGAGGGCCGCTCCCAGGCACGCCATCAGATAGGCGGCGACCGGGGTCACCGCGCCGTAGTAGAAGTCGGAGACAGTCGCGGCGGCGGCTGTGGTCATGGAGGGTTCCCTTTCACGTGCGTGACGGCAGGCGGCACCGCAGTCGCGGTGTGCCGGCACGGTGACGTGGCGCACGCTCCCGTCCGGCGGACCGCGGACGATTGCGGTGCCTGCCGGGCGCGGGCCTCCGGTCGGGAGGGGCGCGGGAACACAAGGTGCGCTACGGCAGGGGCGCGCGCGGATCGACCACTCCCGCCCCTGCCGCACGTTCGTACCGGCTCGGCCGGGCGGTCCTGCACGAGCGCGCGGACATCCTGCTGAAGTCACAGGACACGGGGAACCGAACGGTCGAGTTCAAGCCACCAGGCCGAGTTGTGCATGATTCAATCACGCCACTCACACAATTCATACACAACCTGGATGGGTGTTAGCCGAATCGATACTTCGGCACCACTGCCCACAAAGCCCACCAGTGTGGGGAGTTCAGCGGCCGGCGCTCTGGCCGCCGTCGACGTGGAGGATCTCGCCGGTGACGAAGGCCGCGTTCTCCAGGAACACGATCGCGTCGACGACGTCACCGACCTCGCCCATCCGTCCGAGCGGGTGCAGCGCGGCGAGCGGCGCGGACGTCTCCGGGTGCATGGGAGTTCTGATGACGCCCAGCGCGACCGCGTTGCTGCGGATGCCGCGGGAGGCGTATTCGATCGCCAGCGCCCTGGTGGCGGACTGGAGCCCGCCCTTGGTCAGCGAGGCCAGCACCGCCGGGATCGTGGAGTTGGCGTGGTCGGCGAGGCTGGTGCTGATCTGGACGATGTGGCCGGTGCCCTGACGCAGCATCTGCCGGACGGCGAGCTGGGTGATGTGGAAGAACCCGGTCAGGTTGACGCCGACGACCGCCTCGTACTCCTCCCGGGAGTAGTCGGTGAACGGCTTGGCGAGGTAGAGCCCCGCGTTGTTGACGAGGGTGTCGATCCGGCCGAACCGCTCGATCGCCGCGGTGACGACGCGCTCCGCCGTGGCCGGATCGGCGATGTCGCCCCGGACGGTGAGCACGTCCGGGTCCTCGGAGGGGGTGATGCCGCGTGAGGTCGCGACGACGGAGTGGCCGAGCTTGCGGTACGCCTCGACCAGTCCGGCGCCGATGCCCTGAGACGCGCCGGTGACGACAGCGACCTTCTTGACGGGAACGTCCATGGTGGCCCTCCGGGTGGTGACAGTGCGGGCCGGCCTTGTCGGCCGGTCCCGCTCGGGTGGAGCAGTTCTACCGGTGCGGAGGTCCGAGGTGGGCGAACCCGGGCAACAGGTCGTCGTATGGCATCACCCCGCCCGAGGTGACCTTTCCGTTCGTCAGGAAGGTCATCCGGGCGATGAAGACGTCGTCGGTGAGACCGCGCCTGTTGGGATGGACGGCGGGCCGCCCGCGGTCGTAGGTCAGGACGTCCGGCAGGACGGTGGCGGCCGCCGCGCTCGCCTCGGCGGGCGGATAGCCGTTCCCCTCCAGGATCTTCGACCACGGCCCCAGGTACGTCGCCACGTCGTCCGCCGGATGCCCGGCGTTGTACGCGTCCTTGGCGTAGTCGGGATTGATGAACGGGTTGATCGTCGGCTGCCCGCCGCGGTCCACCTGTACGAGCGTGCCGTCACGGCGCACGCTGACGGTCGCCCACAGGTGGATCACCGGTTCCGGGCCGAGCATGTCGTCGGGCACCTCCAGCGCGATGCACTGCACGTCCTTGTCGCCGAAGGCGTCGGCTCCCGTCCACACGAAGCCGTGCAGGGCACCTTCGGCGTCGGCGAAGAACGGATCACTGCGTACGCCGGTGAACAACCGGCAGCGACCCGCCTCGACGGGCTGCGCCGACGCGTCGAAGCCGACCGGTACGGCACTGGCGAGCACCTCCCCGGCCGGCTCGGCGCTCCGGGCGTCGGCGCCGGTTGCGGTCCCGGGACCTACCGCGTCGCCCCGGCCGCCGCCTCGAACTGCGCACCCCGAAGGCGGTCCTCAAGGCGCTGGCCCACGGAACGCGGCTGGGCAACGAGGGGCGGTTCGCGGTGCACGAGGCGATCCGCAAGGCGCTGCCCGTGCACGAGGACGGCGAGGAGCTGTGGGAGCGGGCGACGGCCGCGTACCGGGACGCGCTGCACACCGTCGCCAGCCATCCGCACGCGCTGACTCCCCCGCCGTCCCACTCGGCGAAGGAGACCGGCGATCTCCTCCGGTGCTGGTTCGGTCCCACCGGGTGGCGCACGCTCGTGGTCGAGAACGACTGGTCGTGGGACCGTGCCGAGGAAGTCCTGCGCGACGCGGCGGTCGCCACCCGAGGAGGTCCTGCGCGACACGGCGGTCACCGCCCTTCGCTGACCGCGGTCGCGGCCCCTCAGGCGCCGACGTACGCCGCCAGGTGCTCCCCCGTGAGCGTCGACCGCGCCTCGACCAGGTCGGCCGGCGTTCCCTCGAAGACGATCTTTCCGCCGTCGTGGCCGGCGCCGGGGCCGAGGTCGATGATCCAGTCGGCGTGGGCCATGACCGCCTGGTGGTGTTCCACGACGATGACCGACTTGCCGGAGTCGACCAACCGGTCGAGCAGGCCGAGCAGTTGCTCGACGTCGGCGAGGTGGAGGCCGGCGGTGGGCTCGTCGAGGACGTAGACGCCGCCCTTCTCGGACATGTGGGTGGCCAGCTTGAGGCGTTGGCGTTCGCCGCCGGAGAGCGTGGTGAGCGGCTGGCCGAGGCTGAGGTAGCCGAGGCCGACGTCGGCGAGCCGGGTCAGGACGCGATGCGCGGCCGGTGTCGCCGCCTCGCCCGCGGCGAAGAACTCCTCGGCCTCGGTCACCGACATGGCGAGCACCTCGCTGATGTCCCGGCCGCCGAAGTGGTACTCAAGGACCGACGCGTCGAACCGCTTCCCCTCGCAGTCCTCGCAGGTGGTGGCCACGCCGGCCATCATCGCCAGGTCGGTGTAGATGACGCCGGCGCCGTTGCACGTCGGGCACGCGCCCTCGGAGTTGGCACTGAACAGGGCCGGCTTCACGCCGTTGGCCTTGGCGAAGGCCTTGCGGATCGGTTCGAGGAGTCCGGTGTACGTCGCCGGGTTGCTCCGGCGTGAGCCGCGGATGGCGCCCTGGTCGACGGAGACCACGTTCTCGCCGGCCGGGATCGACCCGTGCACGAGCGAGCTCTTGCCGGAGCCCGCGACACCGGTGATGACGGCGAGCACCCCGAGCGGGATGTCGACGTCGACGTCCTGGAGGTTGTTCGCCGCGGCGCCCCGGATCTCCAGCACGCCGGTGGGCTTCCGTGTCGACTCCTTGAGGGACGCCCGGTCGTCGAAGTGCCGGCCGGTGATGGTGCCGCCGGTGCGCAGTCCCTCGACGGTGCCCTCGAAACAGACGGTGCCGCCCGCCGTACCGGCGCCGGGGCCGAGGTCGACGATGTGGTCGGCGATCGCGATGGTCTCCGGCTTGTGCTCCACGACGAGCACGGTGTTGCCCTTGTCGCGCAGGCGCAGCAGCAGGTCGTTCATACGCTGGATGTCGTGCGGGTGCAGGCCGATGGTCGGCTCGTCGAAGACGTACGTGACGTCGGTGAGCGACGAACCGAGGTGGCGGATCATCTTGACGCGCTGCGCCTCACCACCGGACAGCGTGCCCGCGGGCCGGTTCAGCGACAGATACCCGAGGCCGATCTCGACGAACGAGTCCAGGGCCTGCTGCAACGCCGTGAGCAGCGGCGCCACCGACGGCTCGTCGAGGCCGCGCACCCAGTCCGCCAGATCGCTGATCTGCATCGCGCAGGCGTCGGCGATGCTGACGCCCTTGATCTTCGAGGAGCGGGCGCCCTCGTTGAGGCGGGTGCCGTCGCACTCGGGGCAGACGGTGAAGGTGACCGCGCGGTCGACGAACTCCCGGATGTGCGGCTGCATGCCCTCGCGGTCCTTGGCGAGCATCGACTTCTGGATGCGCGGGATCAGACCTTCGTAGGTCATGTTGATGCCCGCGATCTTCATCCGGGTCGGCTCGCGGTGCAGGAAGTCCTGCAACTCCTTCTTCGTGAACCTGCGGATCGGCTTGTCCGGGTCGAAGAAGCCGGACTCGCTGTAGAGCCGGGAGTTCCAGCCGCCGCCCGTGTAACCGGGGACGGTGATGGCGCCTTCCGCAAGGGACTTGGAGTCGTCGTAGAGCTGGGTGAGGTCGAGGTCGGTGACCGAGCCGCGGCCTTCGCAGCGCGCGCACATGCCGCCCGTGATGCTGAAGCTGCGGCGCTCCTTCACCTTCTGTCCGCCGCGTTCCATGGTGACCGCGCCCGCGCCGCTGATCGAGGCGACGTTGAAGGAGAACGCCTTGGGCGAGCCGAGGTAGGGCTTGCCGAGCCGGCTGAAGAGGATGCGCAGCATGGCGTTGGCGTCGGTGGCGGTGCCGACCGTGGAGCGGGGGTCGGCGCCCAGCCGCTGCTGGTCGACGATGATCGCGGTGGTCAGCCCGTCGAGGACGTCGACCTCGGGCCGGGCGAGGGTCGGCATGAAGCCCTGCACGAAGGCGCTGTACGTCTCGTTGATCAGCCGCTGCGACTCGGCGGCGATCGTGTCGAACACGAGCGAGCTCTTGCCCGAGCCGGAAACGCCGGTGAACACCGTCAGGCGGCGCTTCGGGATCTCGATGCTGACGTCCTTGAGGTTGTTCTCGCGCGCCCCGTGCACGCGGATCAGGTCGTGGCTGTCGGCAGCGTGCGGCGCGGACGACCGCGTATCCGTCCTCGTGGCCTTGCTCATCGTGCGTTCCCTCCGTCTGTGCCGGGCCGCCGACAGTCGCTCGGCGGTCATCGCCCGGCTCGATCTAACCAAGCTTCGAGCGGTACGTCCGCTTCCGGCATCGATGCGCGGTGACGTCCGTGGCGGTCACGCTACGGGCGGCGCGTGGACTCGCGCTTCTCGAATCCTGACCGGTCCGGTCGCCTCTCACCGCGCTGTGCACGGCGTACGTGGTGCAGGTGCCGGGCCAGCGCGACCACGGCCAGGGCCGCGACCAGACCCGTCACACCCCGCCAGCCGAACCGGTCGTAGGTCCGCACGCCGAGCCAGGAACCCGCGCTGCCGCCGAGGAACGCACAGGTCATGTACGCGGTGTTGATACGGGCCCGGGCCTCGGGCCGCAGGGCGAAGATGCGGGCCTGGTTGGCGACCTGGCCGGACTGGACGGCCACGTCGAGCAGCAGCATGCCCGCGGCCAGGGCCAGCAGGCCGCCGGTGCCGCCGCCGTAGGCCGGTACGAGCACCGCCGCCGACGCGATCGTGCCGAGCATGGCGAGGAGGCTGACCGTGTCGGGACCCCTGCGGTCGGCGAGGCGGCCGGCGAGCGGGGTGCTGAACATGCTGGCCGCGCCGACCAGTCCGAGGACGCCCACCGATTGGGCGCCCATGGCGTACGTCGGTCCGGTGACGAGGAGGGTGAGCGTGGTCCAGGCGGCGCTGAAGCCGGCGAAGACGGCGGCCTGGTAGAGGCAGGAGCGGCGGAGGTCGGGTTCGCTGCGCAGGAGGCGCAGCGGCGCGGCTATCAGGGACGGGTAACTCTGCCTTGTGGACGGCGTGGTGACGGGGACGACCCGGGAGAGGATCGCGGCCAGGGCCAGGACGATCACCGCGGCCACGATGTAGGGCGCCCGCCAGCCGAGCCTCTCTCCGAGGGTGCCGCTGAAGGTGCGGGCCAGGAGGATGCCGCCGATCAGGCCGCTGAGGAGGGTGCCGGTGACGGCTCCGCGGCGTTCGGCGGGGACGAGTCCGGCGGTCATCGGGATGATGATCTGCGGCACGACGGTCGTCACGCCGGTGACCGCGCTCGCGGCGACGAGCAGCGGGAGCGAGGGCGCGGCGCTCGCGGCGAGCAGTCCGGCGGCGGTGAGCACGAGCAGGGTGACGATCAGCGGGCGGTGCGGGAGCCGGTCGCCGAGGGGGACGAGGAGGAAGATGCCGGCCGCGTACCCGAACTGGGCCGCCGTGACGACGAGGGCGGCCGAGCCGGTGGAGACGCCGAGGTCGGCGGCGACGAGCGAGCTGATCGCCTGCGGGAAGTAGATGGTGGAGACGGCCACGCCACAGGCGAGGGACAGGACGAGGATCACCCAGCGGGGCACGGACACACCTCACGCGAGAACCGGTTTGACTGGTTCGAGTGACGGTAGCAGGCGAGCCCGTCCCACGGCACCACTTAAACCGGTTCTACGGAGGTAGGGTGGGCCGGTGCCAGCAACTCCCCGCTTCCGCCAGGGCGCCGGCCGCCCCTGCCTGGACTTCGTCCGCACCCTGCGCCACCGCGGCTCTCCCGATGTGGTGGAGGAACTCCCGGACGCCGAGGCCTTGTTGGCGTGGGTGCGGCAGTGCGGTCCTTGCGCCGACGCCACAGGGCAGCCCGATTCGGCGCATGCCCGTGATCTGCGGGAGGCCGTCCACGCCCTGATCACCGCCGCGCGGGCCGGCCGGACGCCCGACGCCCACTCCCGCGACCAGGTCAACTCGGCCGCCGCGCACCCCGTTCCCGTGCCGCGCCTCGACCCGGCGGGACGCCTCACCTGGCGGGCCGACGACCCCGTCCGGGCCACCCTCGCCCTCGTCGCCCGCGACACCCTGGACCTCGTCACCTCCCCGGCGCTCACCCGCCTCCGCAACTGCGCGGGGCCGGCCTGCGGCGCTCTGTTCCTGGACACCTCCCGCCCCGGAAACCGCCGTTGGTGCTCCATGGGCACGTGCGGAAACCGGGCCAAGAAGGAGACACTGCGCGGCAGGACGGGCTGAGCGGGCGGAGAGAACTTGTTCACGTGCCCGCAACCGCCTTTTGGATCCACATACTTAAAGTGTGGATCCCCAGAGTCGATCCCTACAGCCGATCCCGGCGCAGGCGAGCTCCCCACTCCCGCAGGCGTCCATGATGCACTCCCGGAACGGATCATGCCGATGCGCCAGCCGCCCCACCCGCAGCCCTCATGACCCGCCACGGCGTACGCAGGATCGTGCCCCTGCTGCTGGGCTGGGAGGAACTCCCCAAGTCCGTCTCCGTGCACGGCGCCCCGTACGAGGAGCGGCTGCGTGAACCCGTACCGGCCGTCCTCCTTGAGTGCGACGGCGGCTGGCTGCTGCTCGACACCGGCTTCAACACCGCGCTGATCCGGGACCCGGCCCTGCGCCGCCGCTTCTACGGCTCCCCCAACTACCGGCCGATCCTGCCGGGTCCGGGCGAGCCCCTGGAGGAGGCCCTCGACGCGGCCGGCGTCCCGATGGACGCGATCCACGCGGTGGCCGTCAGTCATCTGCACGCCGACCACGCGGGCGGGCTCAAGCACTTCGCGGGGCGGGTGCCGGTGCACGTACAGCGCGAGGAACTCTCCTACGGCCTGTCCGGTCGACCGGAAGTCGAGCGCAACTCCATCTTCCGCGTCGACTTCGACGACCCGCGCATCGACTGGCAACAGGCCGACGGAGACGCGGAGTTGGCCCCGGGAGTGACCGCCGTGCTGACCGCCGGGCACACCCCAGGACACCAGAGTTTCGTCGTCGACCTCGCTGACGGCGGCGGCTTCGTGTTCGCCTTCGACGCCGCCGATCTCACCGAGAACATCGAGCACGAGCGCCCGATCGGCGCCTCGATCGGTGTCGATCCGGAGAGCACCGTCGAGCCCATCCGCCGGCTCAAGCGCATCGCCGCCGAACGCGGCTACGAGCTCATCCCCGGTCATGATCCCGTGGTCTGGCCGGAGTTGATGCGCCGCAGGGTCGTGCCGGGCGCCTAGCCGGTCCCGTCCGGACCGCCCCCACAAACTCGGTTCACACGCCTTTAACACCCGGGACACGAGAGATAGCCTGTGGCCCGTGAACATGATTTTGGATCCAATCTTGACACTTTGAGATCCAACACCTGAGGATCGGTACCCAAGGAGGCCCACATGCCGGACCAGTCAGCTGGATCGTCCTCACCCGGTTCCGCCCCGTCGACGGCGTCGCGCCGCACCATGCTCCGGGGCGCGGGACTCCTCGGAGTGGGAGTCGGCTTCGGACTCCCGGCCCTGCTCAGTGCCTGTGGTGCCGCGGCCGACGACGCCAAGGGAAGCAGCAAGGGCGGCACGCTGACCCTGGCCATCGACGCGACCAGCGCGGTCAACGACCCGTCGTTCTACACCTCGTTGGGCGACTGGATGGCCGTCGACTGCATCTGTCGGGGCCTGACCTTCATCTCCTTCGAGACCAACGAGCCCACTCCGGACCTGGCCAAGAGCTGGACGATCTCCGACGACCAGCTCACCTACACGTTCGCCCTGCGCGAGGGCGTCAAGTTCCACGACGGCACCACGTTCACCTCGGCGGATGTACTGGCAAGCCTGGGACGGCAGTTCAACGAGAAGGATCCGACACTGCCCAAGGGCGCCACCCGCCCGCTGTCCGACCTCGGCGCGAACGTCGCCTCGCTGACCGCCCCGGACGACCTCACCGTCAAGATGGTCCTCAAGAAGCCGGACCGCACGACCCTCGGCCAGCTCTCCGACATCGGCGGCCGCATCATCTCCAAGGCCGCGCTGAAGAAGTACGGCGCCGACATCGGCAAGCACCTCGTCGGCACCGGCCCGTTCGCCTTCTCGGCCGCCACCTCCGGTCAGTCGATCACCCTCACGGCCTTCGACGGCTTCCGCCTGGGCAGACCACCCGTCGACCGGCTGGTGCTGCGCCAGGTCCAGGACCCGTCGACGATCGTCAGTTCGCTGCTCAGTGGAGACATCTCGGCCACCCAGTTCACCCCGTACTCCGCCGCCGCACAGCTGCGCAAGGACGACTCGGTGACGGTCTACAAGACGCCGTACAACGCCAACGCCATCCTGATGATCGACGCCCGCCGCGTCCCCGAACTCAAAGTCCGCCAGGCCATCAACCTCGCGATCGACCGCAAGTCCATCCTCGACCAGGCCTTCTACGGCGTCGGCGCGCTCCCCGGGGGCTACGCCATCCCGCCCGCGCAGAGCGGCTACGACACCAGCCTCGCCGACCTCAGCACCCAGGACACGGCCAAGGCGAAGCAACTCGTCGCCGAGGCCGGAGCCGGTGGCCGGCGTATCCGCCTCATGGCGGCGAGCGACTCCTGGCACCCGAAGGCCGCGCAGATCGTCGCCCAGAACCTCACCGACGTCGGCTTCAAGGTGGTCACCACCTCCGTCGACCCGGCCACCTACTTCACCCGGCTTCTCGACGGCAAGGACGACTACCACGACCTGATGATCTGGGAGCGCAACACCTACGTCCCGGACGCCAACGACATGGTCGGCGCGATGGCCAGCCCGACCGGTCTCTACGGCGCGACGATCACCGGCATGGACACGCTCAAGGACGCCGCCTCGCTCCAGGCGGAGCTGGACACGGCCAAGAACCTGCCCCTCGGTGCGCAGCGCACGGCTGCCTACACGAAGATCCAACGCCGTTGGGCCGAGGACTACATGGTCCTGTCGATGCTGGCCTGTTTCGCCAACCTGGTGGTCAGCGGCTCGCACGTGAAGCACATGAACACGGCGGCACTTGCCAACCACCGCTGTTACATGGAGAAGGCCAGTGTCTGACACCACGACCGCTCCACCACCCGTGGCGACGGTACGGCCCTCTCCGTCCGCCCTCGCCGGGCGGACCGTCCTCGCCGCCTGGCGTCGGCGCCGCCTGGCGCGGTCCTGGCCGGCCGTGCTGTCCTGGGCCGTCCTGATCGCGCTGGTCCTGGTGGCCGTCGTAGGGCCGCTGTTCGTCCAGGCGGACCCGCTGCGTCAGACCTCGTCGGCGCTGTCGCCGATGGGGTCGGCGGGGCATCTCTTCGGCACGGACGACCTGGGCCGTGACGAACTGGCCCGACTCGTGCACGGCGCCCGCCCGTTGCTGCTGGTCGCGTTCGCGGCCACGGCGCTGGCGGCCGTCGTGGGCACGGGGATCGGGCTCGTCGCCGGGTACGCGGGCGGTGCCGTGGAGCAGGTGCTGATGCGGATCGTGGATCTCGCGCTCGCGTTCCCGTCCATCCTCCTCGTCATCCTGCTGGTGGCGGCAGCGGGTCCGGGCACGGTCAGTCTGGTCTTCGGCATCGGGGTGTCCCTCGCACCCGGTCTGGCCCGGCTGGCGCGCGCCCTGACGGCCCGCGAGGCGGCCAAGGACTACGTCGTCGCCTCCAAACTGGGCGGCACCCGCATCCCACGCATCCTCGCCCGCGAACTCCTCCCGAACATCGCGGGCCCGATGCTCGCCCAGGTCGTCATGACCCTCTCGATCGCGGCCGGTTTCGCGGCAGGCCTCTCCTACCTCGGCCTGGGCATCCAACCCCCGCAGCCCGACTGGGGATACATGGTCCAGGCGGGCCAGGAGTTCCTCTACACGGCACCCCGACTGGTCGTCCTCCCCGCGACGTTCACACTCCTCTTCGTCGTCGCCTGCAACTTCGTCGGCGACGACCTGCGCGACGCCCTCGACGTACGGGGGGCGGCGTGACCACCGCCCTGCTCACCGCCCGCAGGCCCAAGTGGGCAGCGGGAACAGCCCTGTTGGTCCTACGACGACTCGCGGCCATCCCCGTCGTCCTGTTCGCGCTGGCCAGCCTGGTGTTCCTCGCGATGCGCCTGCTCCCCGGCTCACCGGCGACCTCGCTCGCGGCCGGCGGCAACAACCTCTCCGCGTCCCAACTGGCGGTGAACGAGGCACGCGTCAACAAGGCACTCGGCCTCGACCGCCCGCTCCTCGTCCAGTACGGCAGCTTCCTCAACGACCTGGTGCATCTCCGGCTCGGCACCTCGTTCTACGGCTCCAACAGCGTCCTGGGTCTGCTCGGCGACGCGCTCCCCGCCACCATCGAGCTGACACTCGCGGCGATGACGATCGCGGTCCTGCTCGGGGTCGTCACCGGTGTCATCGCCGCGCTGCGCAAGGGCAGTTGGATCGACCAGTCGACACGGGCCGTCGCCACGGTGAGCTTCTCGCTGCCCTGGTTCGCGCTCGGGGTGCTCGGCATCGTCGTGTTCGGCGTGTGGCTGCGCTGGCTCCCGGTCCTCGGCCGGCTGCCCAGTTCGCTCGACTACAACCCGACCACCAACTTCGTTCTCCTGGACGCGATTCTGCAGAACCGCCCCGAGTTGGTGTGGCCCTGGATCCAGCATCTGATCCTGCCCGCCGTCACGTTGGCGCTGTCGATGGCCGGGTTCATCACCCGCATCGTGCGCGCCTCGGTGCTGGAGGTTCTCGACGACGACTTCGTGCGGACGGCGCGGATGAAGGGCCTGAGCGAGGGCGTGGTGATCCGCCATCACGTGCTGCGCAACTCCTGGCTGCCCATCGTGACCGTCCTCGGCCTCCAGTTCGGCTCCCTGCTGGGCGGTTCGGTGATCACCGAGACGGTCTTCTCGTACGCCGGTGTCGGCCGCCTGCTCGTGCAGGGCGTCCTGCAACGCGACTACCCCGTCGTGCAGGGCGCCGCCCTCGCCATCGCGCTCCTCTTCACCCTGGTCAATCACGCGGTGGACCTGTTGTACACGGTCCTCGATCCGCGGCTACGGAAAGGATGACCCGCATGGACATCGTGCTGGTCCACGGCGCCGGCGGACGGCCCACGACCTGGTCGGCGGTCCAGCCCCTGCTGGCAGCCCGCGGCCACCGGCTGTTCACCGTCACCAACCCGATGACCTCCCTGGAGGACGACATCGCCAACACGGCGGCCGTTCTGGAGGAGACGACGGGCCCGGTGCTACTGGCCGGACATTCCTACGGCGGCGCGGTCATCAGCAACGTGGGCCGCGATCCGCGGGTCAAAGGGCTTGTCTACATAGCCGCGTTCGGGCCGGACGAGGGCGAGACGGTCAACGAGATCGTCGAGCGGTACGAGGAGGCCGAGATCTCCAAATACATGCAGCGCGGGCCCAACGGTGAGTGGAAGTCCGAGACGAGCGAGGCGTTCTGGGCGGAGATAGGTCCCGACCTCTCGCCGGAACAGCGGGCCGTCGTGGAGGCGGAGGGACGCAAGGCGGACAACCTCATCTTCACCCAGCCGACGGGCTCACCGGCCTGGCGCACACTGCCCAGTTGGTACCTGGTCGCGGACGACGACCGCACCCTGCGCCCGGAGATCCAGAACGACATGTCGGCCCGGATGAAGGCCACCGTCGAACACGTGCCGGGCAGCCACTACACGACCCTCGTCTGGCCGGAGCGCGTGGCCGACCTGATCCACACGGCGGCCCTGGCCGTGGGCGAGGCCTCATGACGTCAGCACCCGTGCTCGAAGTCCGGGACCTGCGCGTCCAGTTCGACGTCGCGGGCGGCCGGCTGCCCGCCGTGGACGGAGTGGATCTGACCCTCCACCAGGGTGAAGTCCTCGCGCTGGTGGGCGAGTCGGGGTCCGGGAAGTCCGCCCTGTCGATGAGCCTGGTCGGCCTGAACCGTGGTCCGCGTACCCACATCAGCGGCGAGGCGACCTTCAAGGGCCGTGACCTCGTCGCCGCCTCCGAACGGGAGTTGCGCGGTGTGCGCGGCAAGGACATCGCGGTCGTCTTCCAGGACGCGCTGGCCGCGCTCAACCCGTTGCACCGCGCGGGCGCCCAGGTCTCCGAGATGATCCGCGCCCACCGCGATGTGACGCGGGGTCAGGCGATGGACCGGGCCGTGGAGTTGCTCGGCGAGGTAGGCATCGCCGGCCCGGACCGCACGGCACGCGCCTACCCGCACCAACTGTCCGGGGGCATGCGCCAACGCGTGATGATCGCCATGGGCCTGGCCAATGACCCGGCGGTGTTGATCGCCGACGAGCCGACCACCGCCCTCGACGTCACCATCCAGGCCCAGGTACTCGCCGTACTCAAGCGGGTCCAGCGCGACCACGGCACCTCCGTCCTGCTGATCACCCACGACCTGGGCGTCGTGGCGGAGGTAGCCGACCGGGTGGCGGTGATGTACGCGGGCCGGATCGTGGAGCAGGGGCTGCGCGAGGAGGTG from Streptomyces sp. NBC_01288 carries:
- a CDS encoding N-acyl homoserine lactonase family protein; its protein translation is MTRHGVRRIVPLLLGWEELPKSVSVHGAPYEERLREPVPAVLLECDGGWLLLDTGFNTALIRDPALRRRFYGSPNYRPILPGPGEPLEEALDAAGVPMDAIHAVAVSHLHADHAGGLKHFAGRVPVHVQREELSYGLSGRPEVERNSIFRVDFDDPRIDWQQADGDAELAPGVTAVLTAGHTPGHQSFVVDLADGGGFVFAFDAADLTENIEHERPIGASIGVDPESTVEPIRRLKRIAAERGYELIPGHDPVVWPELMRRRVVPGA
- a CDS encoding ABC transporter substrate-binding protein — encoded protein: MPDQSAGSSSPGSAPSTASRRTMLRGAGLLGVGVGFGLPALLSACGAAADDAKGSSKGGTLTLAIDATSAVNDPSFYTSLGDWMAVDCICRGLTFISFETNEPTPDLAKSWTISDDQLTYTFALREGVKFHDGTTFTSADVLASLGRQFNEKDPTLPKGATRPLSDLGANVASLTAPDDLTVKMVLKKPDRTTLGQLSDIGGRIISKAALKKYGADIGKHLVGTGPFAFSAATSGQSITLTAFDGFRLGRPPVDRLVLRQVQDPSTIVSSLLSGDISATQFTPYSAAAQLRKDDSVTVYKTPYNANAILMIDARRVPELKVRQAINLAIDRKSILDQAFYGVGALPGGYAIPPAQSGYDTSLADLSTQDTAKAKQLVAEAGAGGRRIRLMAASDSWHPKAAQIVAQNLTDVGFKVVTTSVDPATYFTRLLDGKDDYHDLMIWERNTYVPDANDMVGAMASPTGLYGATITGMDTLKDAASLQAELDTAKNLPLGAQRTAAYTKIQRRWAEDYMVLSMLACFANLVVSGSHVKHMNTAALANHRCYMEKASV
- a CDS encoding ABC transporter permease, which gives rise to MSDTTTAPPPVATVRPSPSALAGRTVLAAWRRRRLARSWPAVLSWAVLIALVLVAVVGPLFVQADPLRQTSSALSPMGSAGHLFGTDDLGRDELARLVHGARPLLLVAFAATALAAVVGTGIGLVAGYAGGAVEQVLMRIVDLALAFPSILLVILLVAAAGPGTVSLVFGIGVSLAPGLARLARALTAREAAKDYVVASKLGGTRIPRILARELLPNIAGPMLAQVVMTLSIAAGFAAGLSYLGLGIQPPQPDWGYMVQAGQEFLYTAPRLVVLPATFTLLFVVACNFVGDDLRDALDVRGAA
- a CDS encoding ABC transporter permease; protein product: MTTALLTARRPKWAAGTALLVLRRLAAIPVVLFALASLVFLAMRLLPGSPATSLAAGGNNLSASQLAVNEARVNKALGLDRPLLVQYGSFLNDLVHLRLGTSFYGSNSVLGLLGDALPATIELTLAAMTIAVLLGVVTGVIAALRKGSWIDQSTRAVATVSFSLPWFALGVLGIVVFGVWLRWLPVLGRLPSSLDYNPTTNFVLLDAILQNRPELVWPWIQHLILPAVTLALSMAGFITRIVRASVLEVLDDDFVRTARMKGLSEGVVIRHHVLRNSWLPIVTVLGLQFGSLLGGSVITETVFSYAGVGRLLVQGVLQRDYPVVQGAALAIALLFTLVNHAVDLLYTVLDPRLRKG
- a CDS encoding alpha/beta hydrolase, which translates into the protein MDIVLVHGAGGRPTTWSAVQPLLAARGHRLFTVTNPMTSLEDDIANTAAVLEETTGPVLLAGHSYGGAVISNVGRDPRVKGLVYIAAFGPDEGETVNEIVERYEEAEISKYMQRGPNGEWKSETSEAFWAEIGPDLSPEQRAVVEAEGRKADNLIFTQPTGSPAWRTLPSWYLVADDDRTLRPEIQNDMSARMKATVEHVPGSHYTTLVWPERVADLIHTAALAVGEAS
- a CDS encoding ABC transporter ATP-binding protein, translated to MTSAPVLEVRDLRVQFDVAGGRLPAVDGVDLTLHQGEVLALVGESGSGKSALSMSLVGLNRGPRTHISGEATFKGRDLVAASERELRGVRGKDIAVVFQDALAALNPLHRAGAQVSEMIRAHRDVTRGQAMDRAVELLGEVGIAGPDRTARAYPHQLSGGMRQRVMIAMGLANDPAVLIADEPTTALDVTIQAQVLAVLKRVQRDHGTSVLLITHDLGVVAEVADRVAVMYAGRIVEQGLREEVLFHPQHPYTMGLLGSVPPIDGPVVRRLPTIAGSPLTGVDRPSGCAFAPRCPFVHDACSERPVLRQRHGEDGHLDACVLPSPARATARSQGGIA